A genome region from Candidatus Eisenbacteria bacterium includes the following:
- a CDS encoding helix-turn-helix transcriptional regulator: MPIQKTPRLNQQPSRHPNQIRSYRIAAGLSQRDLGARIGRTRSVVSAWERGRYLPSVTNLFLLARALDTLVESLYWGLYTQAGSTFAEEVQPHT; this comes from the coding sequence ATGCCGATCCAGAAGACCCCACGCCTCAACCAGCAACCGTCGCGCCACCCGAACCAGATCCGCAGCTACCGGATCGCGGCCGGCCTCAGCCAGCGCGACCTCGGCGCTCGTATTGGGCGCACCCGTTCGGTCGTCTCTGCGTGGGAGCGTGGGCGCTACCTGCCATCGGTAACCAATCTGTTCCTTCTCGCGAGAGCCCTCGACACGCTGGTCGAGTCGCTCTACTGGGGCCTGTACACGCAGGCCGGCAGCACCTTCGCGGAGGAAGTCCAGCCGCATACATGA